A genomic stretch from Nitrospirota bacterium includes:
- a CDS encoding creatininase family protein — protein MIRLEQITMNEFKKYLRQTKTIVYPFGTIEEHGSHLPLHTDSLIIDEALKLAAEKRKFFLAPLTYYGVCTTTKDHPGTISISPATLRSLSRDLVTEAYKKGLRNFILVSGHGGSQHMAALKETAEELVETLDNAAIAAFTPYDLLWRELSQIAETANDSHAGEIETSMMLYLAPGLVKGRAAEEYPAIPKPFSVKDKVKYWPGGVWGDPKKASREKGERAIRLMADSIIEVLDMIGRKR, from the coding sequence ATGATACGCTTAGAGCAGATCACCATGAACGAGTTCAAGAAATACCTCAGGCAGACGAAGACGATCGTCTATCCGTTCGGCACGATCGAGGAGCACGGCAGCCATCTCCCCCTGCACACCGACTCCCTTATCATCGATGAGGCGCTCAAGCTGGCGGCGGAGAAACGGAAATTCTTTCTCGCTCCTCTCACGTACTACGGCGTCTGCACCACGACGAAAGATCACCCGGGTACGATCAGCATCTCTCCTGCAACGCTCAGGTCCCTTTCGAGGGACCTCGTGACAGAGGCGTACAAGAAGGGGCTGCGGAACTTCATCCTCGTCTCGGGGCATGGAGGAAGCCAGCACATGGCGGCGCTCAAAGAAACAGCGGAGGAGCTGGTCGAGACATTGGATAATGCAGCGATTGCCGCCTTCACCCCCTACGATCTCCTCTGGAGAGAGCTCTCCCAGATCGCCGAGACCGCCAACGATTCTCACGCGGGCGAGATCGAGACTTCGATGATGCTCTATCTCGCTCCCGGGCTGGTCAAAGGAAGGGCTGCCGAAGAGTATCCCGCAATCCCCAAACCCTTCAGTGTAAAGGACAAGGTCAAATATTGGCCGGGCGGCGTCTGGGGCGATCCGAAAAAGGCCTCGAGAGAGAAGGGGGAGCGGGCGATACGCCTGATGGCGGACAGCATTATAGAGGTCCTCGATATGATCGGGAGAAAGAGATAG
- a CDS encoding peptide chain release factor-like protein, which produces MITFAVSEEKNRWLRARMEELGIAEADIEEKFIRSSGKGGQHVNKASTCVYIRHLPTGIEIKCMKDRSQSVNRFLARRELVEAVERRSGVMTAEDIKRERIRKQKAKSRRRSQAKHQERA; this is translated from the coding sequence ATGATCACGTTTGCGGTAAGCGAAGAGAAGAACCGCTGGCTCAGGGCCAGGATGGAAGAGCTCGGCATCGCCGAGGCCGATATCGAGGAGAAGTTCATCCGCTCTTCCGGCAAGGGCGGGCAGCATGTGAACAAGGCCTCCACCTGCGTCTATATCAGGCACCTGCCGACCGGCATCGAGATAAAATGCATGAAGGACCGGAGCCAGTCCGTGAACCGCTTCCTCGCGCGGCGGGAGCTCGTCGAGGCCGTTGAGCGGAGGTCGGGCGTGATGACCGCGGAAGATATCAAAAGAGAGAGGATAAGAAAGCAGAAGGCGAAGAGCAGGAGACGGTCGCAGGCAAAGCATCAGGAGAGGGCATAA
- the recJ gene encoding single-stranded-DNA-specific exonuclease RecJ — protein sequence MACDGSACRWLLNKTNPEYVGYIARLAAVSPTCAQVLINRGLKTSERIDAFLNPRLDKLSDPFALPGMQKAVERIRAAKRQGERVLIHGDYDADGVTATAIMVEALRSLGIDVHYFVPHRLDHGYGFGAPGVARAREVGARLIVTVDCGITSFDAVASARALGIEVVVTDHHEPLRPGEDNGGGALLPEAAAVINPKLPGAPAEAVSLAGAGVAFMVARALFDGNMDDVHRFLDLAALGTSADVVPVVDDNRVILKEGITLIRRGERTGIRALRDAAGIRPDSFRMSSLHFALIPRLNAAGRIADATDVVRLLTTEDEAEAEELAEWLNGCNLRRQEIEEGVYQEALGSLNTMDSIPDALVLASPGWHLGVVGIVAAKLAERFFRPAFVLTVEDGVAKGSGRSIPAFDMHHGLSRCSELLTRFGGHKQAAGLALASGHIERFRTMMGELVRAELSPDDFLPLLRLDAAVNLSDLSTSLVDELSRLEPFGNGNDEPVLGARGLEVVQPKVVGNNHLKMKLRQNGRRVDSIGFDFGGLLGELEERSVIDAAFSPAINEWDGSRFLQLHLKAIRLSE from the coding sequence ATGGCCTGTGACGGCTCGGCCTGCAGGTGGCTGCTCAACAAGACCAATCCCGAATACGTCGGCTATATCGCGCGCCTCGCTGCGGTGTCGCCGACCTGTGCGCAGGTGCTCATCAACCGGGGGCTGAAGACCTCCGAACGGATCGACGCCTTTCTCAATCCCCGCCTTGATAAGCTCTCCGACCCTTTCGCGCTGCCCGGCATGCAGAAAGCGGTCGAACGGATCCGTGCTGCAAAGAGACAGGGCGAACGCGTCCTGATCCACGGCGACTATGATGCCGACGGCGTTACGGCAACCGCGATCATGGTCGAGGCGCTGCGGTCGCTCGGCATCGATGTCCATTACTTCGTTCCGCACCGCCTTGATCACGGCTACGGGTTCGGCGCACCCGGCGTTGCACGGGCGCGGGAGGTGGGCGCCCGGCTCATCGTCACCGTTGACTGCGGGATCACGTCGTTCGATGCGGTCGCCTCTGCACGCGCCCTCGGCATCGAGGTAGTCGTCACCGACCACCACGAGCCGCTGAGACCGGGTGAGGATAACGGCGGCGGAGCGCTGCTGCCCGAAGCGGCGGCGGTGATCAATCCCAAGCTGCCCGGTGCGCCCGCCGAAGCGGTATCCCTTGCGGGCGCCGGGGTCGCCTTCATGGTGGCGCGCGCCCTCTTCGACGGGAATATGGATGACGTACATCGCTTTCTCGACCTTGCCGCCCTGGGCACGAGCGCCGACGTCGTGCCGGTCGTCGACGACAATCGCGTCATCCTCAAAGAGGGCATCACGCTCATCAGGCGCGGCGAGCGGACCGGGATACGGGCGTTGAGAGACGCAGCGGGGATCCGCCCCGACTCTTTCAGGATGTCCTCCCTGCACTTCGCGCTCATACCGCGTCTCAATGCCGCCGGCCGCATTGCCGATGCGACCGATGTGGTGCGTCTCCTGACAACGGAGGACGAGGCAGAGGCAGAGGAGCTGGCGGAGTGGCTGAACGGCTGCAATCTGCGGCGGCAGGAGATCGAAGAAGGGGTCTACCAGGAGGCGCTGGGATCGCTGAACACAATGGACAGCATTCCCGACGCGCTTGTCCTGGCTTCGCCGGGATGGCACCTGGGCGTCGTCGGCATTGTGGCAGCGAAGCTCGCCGAGCGGTTCTTCCGTCCCGCCTTCGTGCTTACCGTCGAGGACGGCGTTGCGAAGGGGTCGGGGCGGAGCATCCCCGCTTTCGATATGCACCACGGACTTTCCCGCTGCAGCGAGCTGCTGACGCGGTTCGGCGGCCATAAGCAGGCAGCGGGGCTCGCCCTGGCGTCCGGGCACATCGAACGGTTCAGGACGATGATGGGGGAACTGGTGCGCGCGGAGCTCTCCCCGGACGACTTCCTTCCGCTGCTCCGGCTCGACGCAGCGGTGAATCTCTCCGACCTCAGTACCTCGCTCGTCGATGAGCTCTCCCGGCTCGAGCCCTTCGGCAACGGCAACGACGAGCCTGTCCTCGGCGCGCGGGGGCTCGAGGTGGTGCAGCCGAAGGTGGTGGGGAACAACCACCTCAAGATGAAGCTGCGGCAGAACGGCCGGCGGGTGGACAGCATCGGGTTCGATTTCGGGGGCCTGCTCGGCGAGCTCGAAGAGCGGTCGGTCATCGATGCGGCCTTCAGCCCCGCGATCAACGAGTGGGACGGGAGCAGGTTCCTGCAGCTCCACCTGAAAGCGATACGGCTTTCGGAATAG
- a CDS encoding BrnT family toxin, whose amino-acid sequence MSGIRFEWDKQKSVSNNTKHGVTFEEAQTVFVDESALLVHDPDHSDNEDRFILLGMSAKFRILVVCHCYRKDNEVIRIISARKATRSEQKRYGER is encoded by the coding sequence ATGAGCGGCATCCGATTTGAGTGGGATAAGCAGAAAAGTGTCTCGAACAATACCAAGCACGGAGTCACCTTTGAAGAGGCGCAGACAGTGTTTGTCGACGAGAGTGCTTTACTGGTTCACGACCCTGACCATTCGGATAACGAGGACCGGTTTATTCTTCTTGGCATGAGTGCTAAGTTCAGGATACTGGTTGTTTGTCATTGCTATCGCAAAGACAACGAAGTAATAAGAATCATTTCTGCTCGCAAAGCGACCCGCTCGGAGCAGAAACGCTACGGGGAAAGGTGA
- a CDS encoding archease, with the protein MNFRVLDLSGDVGLEAFGASREEAFGNAALGMYALITDLSAITERQDLEVRAEGDSPEGLLVNYLNELIFHFDTYGFIGKRVDIAELSDTAIRATVHGEEFDADRHERRLLIKAATYHRIKVAESDGRWEVAVIFDI; encoded by the coding sequence ATGAATTTCAGGGTGCTCGATCTCTCCGGCGATGTGGGGCTGGAGGCCTTCGGCGCGAGCCGCGAGGAGGCCTTCGGCAATGCCGCTCTCGGCATGTACGCTCTGATCACCGATCTGTCCGCGATCACGGAGAGGCAGGACCTCGAGGTGAGGGCAGAAGGGGACTCTCCGGAAGGCTTGCTCGTCAACTATCTCAACGAGCTGATATTCCACTTCGACACCTACGGCTTTATCGGCAAGCGCGTCGATATCGCCGAGCTCTCCGATACCGCGATCAGGGCGACGGTGCATGGAGAGGAGTTCGATGCCGACCGGCATGAGCGGCGGCTGCTCATCAAGGCTGCGACCTACCACCGCATCAAAGTGGCCGAGTCGGACGGCCGGTGGGAGGTCGCGGTGATTTTCGATATATGA
- a CDS encoding RES family NAD+ phosphorylase, with the protein MHKGLFEQIVDFDDDVYRTIPSIRVSEDLLDDLSDSPAERAYGEAIVESSVQRIDQSSLITAPFRYGTAVGAASYGRPVTRFSDGTRFGVWYGSGDLVTTVHETVFHWKRFVGSMQTALSEEVKAERRVFLVHLKGLLVDLRGKHKKFPGLVDKNSYAFTHAVGAYLHDQGQNGLLVMSARHAGGFNAAVFRPEALSNPRTHCYLTYRWKPGRETVKVERTAGRTWMDV; encoded by the coding sequence GTGCACAAGGGGCTTTTCGAGCAGATCGTCGATTTCGACGACGACGTCTACCGCACTATCCCGAGCATACGGGTATCGGAGGACCTCCTCGACGACCTCTCGGACAGCCCTGCCGAGCGCGCCTACGGAGAGGCTATCGTGGAGTCCTCGGTACAGAGGATCGACCAGTCCTCCCTCATCACCGCGCCCTTCAGATATGGAACGGCGGTGGGCGCCGCCTCCTACGGCAGACCCGTGACACGCTTCAGCGACGGCACGCGCTTCGGCGTGTGGTACGGCAGCGGCGATCTCGTCACCACGGTCCATGAGACGGTCTTTCACTGGAAGCGGTTCGTCGGCAGCATGCAGACCGCTCTCAGCGAGGAGGTGAAGGCCGAGCGCCGCGTCTTTCTCGTACACCTCAAAGGGCTGCTCGTGGACCTGCGGGGCAAGCACAAGAAGTTTCCCGGGCTCGTCGATAAGAACAGCTATGCCTTCACGCACGCCGTCGGCGCATACCTGCACGACCAGGGACAGAACGGGCTGCTCGTCATGTCGGCGCGCCATGCCGGCGGCTTCAATGCCGCCGTATTCAGGCCGGAGGCGCTTTCGAACCCCCGGACCCACTGCTATCTCACCTACCGGTGGAAGCCGGGAAGAGAAACGGTGAAAGTAGAGCGCACGGCCGGGAGAACGTGGATGGACGTTTAG
- a CDS encoding MbcA/ParS/Xre antitoxin family protein — protein sequence MSKTAIAGEFHREADPHSREGRSALAKMICTLFDLWKLSTQDQTALLGLSEASRTTLVRYRKGEPLAEQRDLLDRVANLLAIHRSLRILFPKNRELAYRWPTTPNAAFDGRSPVQVIKEEGFTGLLIVRRYLDFQRGQ from the coding sequence ATGAGCAAGACGGCGATTGCAGGGGAGTTTCATCGCGAGGCAGATCCTCACAGCAGGGAGGGCCGTTCAGCCCTGGCGAAAATGATCTGCACGCTTTTCGATCTCTGGAAGCTCTCCACGCAGGACCAGACCGCCCTGCTGGGACTCTCCGAGGCTTCCCGGACGACCCTCGTCCGGTACCGGAAAGGCGAACCCCTGGCAGAGCAGCGCGATCTCCTCGACAGGGTCGCCAACCTGCTGGCGATCCACCGCTCGCTGAGGATCCTCTTCCCCAAGAACCGTGAGCTCGCCTACCGCTGGCCGACCACCCCGAACGCGGCGTTCGACGGCCGCTCGCCGGTGCAGGTAATCAAGGAAGAGGGGTTCACGGGGCTGCTCATCGTGAGAAGGTATCTCGACTTCCAGCGGGGACAGTAG
- the yajC gene encoding preprotein translocase subunit YajC, translating into MISLLGLASEAYAMGPAPQGGGQGGGIQGVLGSLLPLVLIFVVFYFLLIRPQQKKAKEHKQMLDNVKKGDKVVTAGGIYGVVESVGTNTVVLKVAENVKVKFGKGYIAAVRPASDED; encoded by the coding sequence ATGATATCACTTTTGGGATTAGCGTCCGAGGCCTATGCCATGGGACCTGCTCCGCAGGGCGGAGGACAAGGGGGCGGAATACAGGGGGTTCTGGGCAGCCTGCTTCCCCTGGTGCTGATCTTCGTCGTCTTCTACTTCCTGCTCATCAGGCCGCAGCAGAAGAAGGCGAAAGAGCACAAACAGATGCTCGACAATGTCAAGAAGGGCGATAAGGTAGTCACCGCCGGGGGCATTTACGGCGTTGTGGAAAGTGTCGGAACGAATACGGTGGTCCTCAAGGTAGCCGAAAACGTGAAGGTGAAGTTCGGCAAGGGGTATATCGCTGCCGTCCGTCCGGCGTCTGACGAAGACTAA
- a CDS encoding phospholipase D-like domain-containing protein — protein MPPSTAPTFTVDSVARIYKGAFSTAATVQLLLKGRESFQTIFDAVGKAEKFVCLEFYIYRNDETGTQLAEILKQKSREGVRVYLLYDHFGSLGTPRKFWQDLRAAGVKICASRPFKWAAPFHYVHRNHTKLIVIDAERAFTGGLNIANEYSGFHLRIKGMGWRDTGILLEGPVAYKLAEIFSKTWNTWSKERIRLPYGGTKHALDLFCAPTGACPLPVMPIFVTSARGRRKLRRVLYYSINHAQKSILLTTAYFTPSWRMVETLENAVNRGVAVKLLVPGVSDVPAASYAGRAFFSRLLRAGVEIHTYNGQILHAKTFIFDGCWSIVGSTNLDFQSFRYNDEGNVGILHEGFAEQMKDIFEEDLRNATRITLDEWRRRPMSDKLKEHFFSLFRRRL, from the coding sequence ATGCCGCCCTCCACCGCTCCCACCTTCACCGTCGATTCCGTTGCGCGGATATACAAGGGCGCCTTCTCTACTGCCGCCACCGTACAGCTGCTCCTCAAGGGCAGGGAGTCCTTCCAGACCATCTTCGATGCGGTCGGCAAAGCGGAGAAATTCGTATGCCTCGAGTTCTACATCTACCGGAACGACGAGACCGGCACACAGCTCGCGGAGATACTGAAACAGAAGAGCCGCGAGGGAGTGAGAGTCTATTTACTCTACGACCACTTCGGCTCTCTCGGCACGCCCCGGAAATTCTGGCAGGACCTGAGGGCCGCAGGGGTGAAGATCTGCGCCTCCCGCCCCTTCAAATGGGCGGCGCCCTTCCATTACGTCCACCGGAACCATACCAAGCTGATCGTCATCGATGCAGAGAGGGCCTTTACCGGAGGACTGAACATCGCCAACGAATACAGCGGCTTTCATCTCAGGATCAAAGGGATGGGCTGGCGCGATACGGGCATTCTCCTCGAGGGGCCGGTGGCCTATAAGCTCGCCGAGATATTTTCGAAGACATGGAATACCTGGAGCAAGGAGAGGATCAGACTCCCCTACGGCGGGACAAAGCACGCGCTGGACCTCTTCTGCGCGCCCACCGGCGCCTGTCCGCTCCCGGTCATGCCGATCTTCGTCACCTCCGCCCGGGGGAGGAGAAAGCTGCGGAGGGTCCTCTACTACAGCATCAACCATGCGCAAAAGAGCATCCTCCTGACGACCGCCTACTTTACCCCCAGCTGGCGCATGGTAGAGACGCTCGAGAACGCAGTCAACCGCGGGGTCGCCGTCAAGCTGCTCGTGCCCGGGGTCAGCGATGTCCCTGCCGCGTCCTACGCCGGACGTGCTTTCTTCTCACGCCTGCTCAGGGCCGGCGTCGAAATCCATACCTACAACGGTCAGATCCTCCACGCAAAGACCTTCATCTTCGACGGCTGCTGGAGCATCGTGGGGTCGACCAATCTCGATTTCCAGTCATTCCGCTACAACGACGAGGGCAATGTCGGCATCCTCCATGAAGGGTTCGCGGAGCAGATGAAAGATATCTTCGAGGAAGACCTGCGCAACGCGACCCGGATCACCCTCGACGAATGGCGGCGCAGGCCGATGAGCGACAAGCTTAAGGAGCACTTCTTCTCGCTCTTCAGGAGAAGGCTGTGA
- the secD gene encoding protein translocase subunit SecD, which translates to MKKGVLWRVILIAITVVLSIVFFLPNLPLFQGLPDWWKKNMPAKGIVLGLDLQGGLHLVFEVEGDKAVDIATERIASSLGGLLERKKIQATVKKEGASIVVTPATMDVRKAIEETYPSLTLAESGAALHYGLSAAEQKRIKDTATDQVLEIIRNRIDQFGVAEPTIHRQAENEIVVQLPGVRDPKRAVDIIGRTAQLEFKIVNDEAPVAAELPASILPGEEQTLIDRFQGKIPEDSEILFQRVTNPETGLVTKHPILLKKQTLLTGDLLTEAKVNIDQRFSEPYVGITFDSAGAKIFEDITGANVKKRLAIILDGNVYSAPVIQERISGGDAQITGSFTMEEARDLAIVLRAGALPAPLKTLQNVTVGPSLGRDSIDAGKLAGIVGTILVVVFMIVYYKLSGVIADFALLLNIILLLGAMASLNATLTLPGIAGIILTIGMAVDSNVLMFERMREELRSGKTPKAAVDGGYKKAFWTIFDSHVTTLLTAAVLFQFGTGPIKGFAVTLMLGVTINLFTALIGTKTVFDVMHSKGEVKGLSI; encoded by the coding sequence ATGAAGAAGGGGGTTTTGTGGAGGGTAATCCTTATCGCGATTACCGTAGTTCTTTCGATAGTATTTTTCCTGCCTAACCTGCCGCTCTTCCAGGGCCTGCCCGACTGGTGGAAGAAGAACATGCCGGCCAAGGGCATTGTGCTGGGGCTCGATCTCCAGGGCGGGCTGCACCTCGTCTTCGAGGTGGAGGGCGATAAGGCGGTCGATATCGCGACCGAGCGCATCGCTTCGTCTCTCGGCGGGCTCCTGGAGCGCAAGAAGATCCAGGCGACGGTAAAGAAGGAAGGGGCTTCCATCGTTGTCACGCCGGCCACCATGGACGTGCGCAAGGCCATTGAAGAGACCTACCCGTCGCTCACCCTTGCGGAGAGCGGCGCTGCGCTGCACTACGGGCTGTCCGCTGCGGAGCAGAAGAGAATCAAGGATACCGCCACGGACCAGGTGCTCGAGATCATACGGAACAGGATCGACCAGTTCGGTGTTGCCGAGCCGACTATTCACCGCCAGGCGGAGAACGAGATCGTCGTCCAGCTGCCGGGAGTGCGGGATCCCAAGCGCGCGGTGGACATCATCGGCAGGACGGCGCAGCTCGAATTCAAGATCGTCAATGACGAGGCGCCGGTCGCCGCGGAGCTGCCGGCCTCGATCCTGCCCGGCGAGGAGCAGACGCTCATCGACCGTTTCCAGGGCAAGATCCCGGAGGACAGCGAGATACTCTTCCAGCGGGTCACCAACCCGGAGACCGGGCTCGTCACCAAGCACCCTATCCTGCTCAAGAAACAGACGCTTCTCACCGGCGACCTGCTCACCGAGGCCAAGGTCAATATCGACCAGCGGTTCAGCGAGCCCTATGTCGGCATCACCTTCGACAGCGCCGGTGCGAAGATCTTCGAGGACATAACGGGAGCGAACGTCAAGAAGCGCCTCGCGATCATCCTCGACGGCAACGTCTACTCCGCGCCGGTCATCCAGGAGCGCATCAGCGGCGGCGACGCCCAGATCACCGGGAGCTTCACCATGGAAGAGGCGAGGGACCTCGCCATCGTCCTGCGCGCCGGCGCCCTGCCGGCGCCCCTGAAGACGCTCCAGAACGTGACGGTAGGGCCGTCCCTGGGACGGGACTCGATCGATGCGGGCAAGCTGGCGGGCATCGTGGGAACGATCCTCGTCGTCGTCTTCATGATCGTCTACTACAAGCTTTCGGGCGTCATCGCCGACTTCGCGCTGCTGCTGAACATCATTCTCCTCCTGGGGGCGATGGCTTCGCTGAATGCGACGCTCACCCTGCCCGGCATTGCGGGTATCATCCTGACTATCGGTATGGCCGTCGACTCCAACGTGCTCATGTTCGAGCGTATGCGGGAGGAGCTGCGCAGCGGCAAGACGCCGAAGGCAGCGGTGGACGGCGGCTACAAGAAGGCGTTCTGGACCATCTTCGATTCCCATGTCACCACGCTGCTGACCGCTGCGGTGCTGTTCCAGTTCGGCACCGGGCCGATCAAGGGCTTCGCGGTCACCCTGATGCTCGGTGTGACGATCAATCTCTTCACCGCGCTCATCGGGACAAAGACGGTCTTTGACGTCATGCATTCCAAAGGAGAAGTGAAGGGGTTGAGCATATGA
- the secF gene encoding protein translocase subunit SecF has translation MIELIRNTNIDFMGKRKFALAFSVVVSLIGIFALVQIGLGNANLGVDFAGGTAVQVKFAQSVPLQQVRTALEQGGLRDFDLQDLPTENKVLVRVKKQDEQLGGASEKITQILTQRFADKQPVIDSTTEIGPKVGSRLRQDALKAILVSVAGILLYIAWRFQFRFGIGATVATFHDVLAVLAIFFLLGKEINLILLSALLTIAGYSLTDTVVIFDRIRENLKRFANSREDTNSIINRSINEVLSRTIVTALTTLLAALALFLFGGEVLHDFALAMILGIVIGTYSSVFVASPVVVLLGNKKNAGQTAAAGSRS, from the coding sequence ATGATCGAGCTTATCAGGAACACGAACATAGATTTCATGGGCAAGAGGAAGTTTGCGCTCGCCTTCTCCGTTGTCGTCTCGCTCATCGGCATCTTCGCCCTGGTGCAGATAGGCCTGGGCAACGCCAACCTGGGCGTCGATTTCGCGGGCGGAACAGCGGTGCAGGTCAAGTTCGCCCAGTCCGTTCCGCTCCAGCAGGTGCGGACTGCCCTGGAGCAGGGCGGGCTGCGGGACTTCGATCTCCAGGATCTCCCGACCGAGAACAAGGTGCTCGTCAGGGTGAAAAAGCAGGATGAGCAGCTCGGCGGGGCATCGGAAAAGATCACCCAGATCCTCACCCAGCGGTTCGCCGATAAGCAGCCGGTCATCGACTCGACGACCGAGATCGGCCCGAAGGTCGGCTCCCGGCTGAGGCAGGACGCCCTCAAGGCTATCCTCGTCTCGGTTGCCGGCATCTTGCTCTATATCGCGTGGCGGTTCCAGTTCCGCTTCGGCATCGGCGCCACGGTCGCCACGTTCCACGACGTGCTCGCCGTGCTCGCGATCTTCTTTCTCCTCGGCAAAGAGATCAACCTCATTCTCCTGAGCGCCCTGCTCACGATCGCGGGATACTCGCTCACCGACACGGTGGTCATTTTCGACCGGATCAGGGAGAACCTGAAGCGGTTCGCCAATTCGCGGGAGGACACCAACAGCATCATCAACAGGAGCATCAATGAAGTGCTCTCGCGGACGATCGTTACCGCGCTGACGACGCTGCTCGCCGCCCTCGCGCTCTTCCTCTTCGGCGGCGAGGTGCTCCACGATTTCGCCCTTGCCATGATCCTCGGCATCGTCATCGGCACCTACTCGTCGGTGTTCGTGGCGAGCCCTGTCGTTGTCCTCCTCGGCAACAAGAAGAACGCCGGGCAGACGGCGGCTGCCGGAAGCCGTTCATAA
- a CDS encoding menaquinone biosynthesis protein has protein sequence MEKLRVGKIPYANLFPIFYTLETAFDCSSYEFVEGVPSRVNRMLREGAVDISPSSSIEYLRDAAFYRIVEGHSISSRGPVGSVFLFSERPPGELAGATIAVTAQSETSVALLRIILERFHEVRSTFIVSEAPEDAGAAAFLLIGDDALKYAKGQGARGREAEHPCPLPPAPCPVAYDLGELWYRHTGLPFVFALWIVRPGIGEKAPALDAFLKDLDAAKERALRALPEIARHSPLRAFMSEGEILDYWSKLDYELTAEHRKGLALFERYLKELSLVP, from the coding sequence ATGGAGAAGCTCAGAGTCGGGAAGATCCCGTACGCGAATCTCTTCCCCATTTTCTATACCCTCGAGACCGCCTTCGACTGCTCGTCCTACGAGTTCGTCGAAGGCGTCCCCTCGCGGGTAAACCGGATGCTCCGCGAGGGCGCTGTCGATATCAGCCCCTCCTCATCGATCGAGTATCTGCGGGACGCTGCCTTCTATCGCATCGTCGAAGGGCACTCCATCAGCTCCCGGGGGCCGGTGGGGAGCGTCTTTCTCTTTTCAGAGCGTCCTCCCGGGGAGCTGGCCGGCGCGACGATCGCCGTCACCGCGCAGTCGGAGACCTCCGTCGCCCTGCTGCGCATCATCCTTGAACGCTTCCACGAGGTGCGGAGCACGTTCATCGTGTCGGAGGCGCCCGAGGATGCCGGCGCAGCGGCCTTTCTCCTCATCGGCGACGATGCGCTCAAGTACGCAAAGGGACAGGGAGCAAGGGGGCGAGAGGCGGAACATCCCTGCCCCTTGCCCCCTGCCCCTTGCCCCGTTGCATATGACCTCGGCGAGCTCTGGTACCGGCATACCGGGCTCCCCTTTGTCTTCGCGCTCTGGATCGTGCGTCCCGGCATCGGGGAGAAGGCGCCGGCGCTCGACGCCTTTTTGAAGGACCTGGATGCGGCGAAGGAGCGGGCGCTCAGGGCTCTTCCCGAGATCGCGCGGCATTCGCCGCTGAGGGCGTTCATGTCCGAAGGGGAGATACTCGACTACTGGAGCAAGCTCGACTATGAGCTCACCGCGGAGCACAGGAAGGGGCTCGCGCTCTTCGAGCGCTATCTGAAAGAGCTCTCTCTCGTCCCGTGA
- a CDS encoding BrnA antitoxin family protein, whose amino-acid sequence MRKEYDFSKAQKNPYARKLKRQVTLRMDEDTVDYFKTLAQELGVPYQTLINLYLRDCAASHKKLSLQWKHA is encoded by the coding sequence ATGAGAAAAGAATACGATTTTTCAAAGGCACAAAAAAACCCTTATGCCCGCAAGCTCAAGCGTCAAGTCACGCTCCGGATGGACGAAGACACCGTGGACTACTTCAAAACCCTCGCACAGGAACTCGGTGTCCCTTACCAAACGCTCATAAACCTCTACCTGCGGGATTGCGCGGCCTCGCACAAGAAATTATCGTTGCAGTGGAAGCACGCGTAA